In Myxococcota bacterium, a single genomic region encodes these proteins:
- a CDS encoding cell division protein ZapA, translating into MHGNGSNGGRSAVIKILDREYRVRTDAEQEHLEAVAAYVDSVLREVRRTTPDTQDASVLAALNIASELLRRRDMVVVPRERVQALIELCDSAQGE; encoded by the coding sequence ATGCACGGCAACGGCTCGAACGGTGGCCGGAGCGCGGTGATCAAGATCCTCGACCGCGAGTACCGCGTGCGGACGGACGCCGAGCAGGAGCACCTGGAGGCCGTGGCCGCGTACGTCGACTCCGTGCTGCGCGAGGTCCGGCGGACCACGCCCGACACGCAAGACGCGTCGGTGCTCGCGGCGCTCAACATCGCGAGCGAGCTCTTGCGCCGCCGCGACATGGTCGTGGTGCCACGCGAGCGCGTGCAGGCGTTGATCGAGCTGTGCGACTCCGCTCAGGGTGAGTGA